The Flavobacteriales bacterium genome contains the following window.
GAACATATCGCTATCAAAGAAGCCAAAAAGTTGAATATCCCTACTTTTGCAATCGTTGATACAAATTCCGATCCTACCCTTGTGGACTTCCCGATTCCAGCCAATGACGATGCAACTCGTTCTATCGCCGTGATCATGGAAAGTGTGATCTCCGGCGTAAAGGAAGGACTGGACGAAAGAAAGAAGGAAAAGGATAAAGAAGCAGCCATCGCTGAGAAAGAAGGTAAATCCACCGAAGCCAAAGGTGCTGCGAAATCCAAAGATGCAGAGGGTAAAAAGGGAAAAACCCCTACGGCCTCTAAATCTCCTCAGCCAAAGAAGGTGGAAGTGAAGGAAGAGAAAGCAGCCGATGCACCAACACAGGAAGCTTCTACCGAGGCGACTGCTGAAACTGCAGAGGACGTGAAGGCAGAGAAAGAATAAAGTATAACACCATCTTTTATCAAATCATTTTAAGATCATGGCCAATATTACCGCAGCCGATGTTAACAGCCTAAGGCAGAAGACCGGCGCTGGAATGATGGATTGTAAGAACGCGTTGACGGAAGCCAACGGCGATTTTGAAAAGGCAGTTGAGATTCTTCGTAAGAAAGGACAAAAGATCGCAGACAAGCGTTCCGACCGTGAAGCCAATGAAGGTTATGTGGTTGCTAAAATCGCTTCGGATAATAAAAAAGGTATTTTGATCGCGCTGAACTGTGAGACGGACTTTGTTGCCAAGAACGATGATTTCATCAACCTGGCCAATCAAATTGCCGAAGCAGCGCTTACCAATAACGTGTCTTCTATTGAAGAGCTGAAGTCCGTTGAAAATAACGGACGTACCATCGAGAACAACATCGTTGATGAGATGGGAAAGATTGGCGAGAAACTGGAAATCACCGCCTTTGAAGTAATCAATTCCGAACGTGTGGTTGCTTATAACCACCCCGGTAATAAGTTGGCAACCCTGGTAGGTGTGAACATTTCCAACGGGGAAGTGATCGAACAGGTCGCCAAGGAAGTGGCCATGCAGGTAGCTGCCATGAACCCCGTAGCCCTTGATAAGGATGACGTGGATAGCGGAACGGTGGAAAAGGAACTGGATATCGCCAAAGAGCTGGCAAGAAAGGAAGGCAAGCCTGAAGACATGCTCGAAAAAATTGCCATGGGTAAGCTTAATAAATTCTACAAGGAAAGCACCCTGCTCAATCAGGACTTTGTGCGTGACGGTAAGAAAACCGTAAGACAATACCTCAGTGAGGTAGATAAAGATTTGAAAATCGAGGCATTCAGGCGCGTTGGCCTGGGTATCTGATCAATATTCAAAAAGAGAGAAGTTATTCTCTCTTTTTTTTTAGTCTAACTTTTAAAATGGAGCCGTACATCAACGGCAAGGTCACATGGGAGAGATCAAATACAAGCGGATCCTGCTGAAACTTAGCGGAGAATCATTGATGGGCGAAAAGGATTTCGGGATTGATAACAACCGGCTTACCCAATATGCCAACGAAATTGCAGCAGCCGTAAAAAAAGGTGTGGAAGTGGCTGTAGTTGTCGGTGGTGGAAATATTTTCAGAGGCATTGAGGCCTCAAAAGGTGGGATCGAAAGGGTTCATGCAGACTACATGGGCATGCTTGCAACCGTCATCAACGGCATGGCTTTGCAGTCCGCATTAGAATCTTTAGGCTTGCAAACAAGACTCCTCTCTGCCATAAAAATGGAACAAATATGTGAACCTTTTATCAGAAGAAGAGCCGTAAGGCATCTGGAGAAAGGGCGTATCGTGATCTTCGGAGCCGGAACAGGAAACCCCTACTTTACTACGGACACTGCAGCTACATTAAGGGCCATAGAAATCGAAGCGGATGTTATTCTCAAAGGTACCAGGGTGGATGGGGTATACACTGCTGATCCGGAGAAGGACGCCACGGCAACCAAGTATGACCGGGTTTCTTTCAGTGAAGTGTATGAAAAGGCCTTGAATGTAATGGATATGACCGCATTCACACTATGCAATGAGAATAAACTCCCTATCGTTGTTTTTGATGTAAATGTCGAAGGAAATCTGATGAGAATCCTTGAAGGGGAATCTGTCGGCACCCTTGTGGAATTTTGACCATTTTCGAGGAAATCAGTAACTTTCGCCATTGTTGAATCACACGATCCACATCGTAAAAGTAAGCTAGCATGACGCCGGAACTACAAGCATGCATTGATCATGCAAAAACCCAAATGATGAAAGCCATTGACCATCTGGAAAATGAGATGGCCAAGATTAGAGCCGGAAGGGCAAATCCTTCTATGCTGGATAACGTAGATGTGGATTATTACGGAAATAGTACCCCCCTCAGCCAGGTTGCCAATATCGGTGCACCGGACCCTAGAACACTGACCGTGCAACCCTGGGAGAAGTCCATGATCGAACCGATCGAAAAAGCGATCCGCGAATCCAATCTGGGATTCAATCCGCAGAACGACGGTACCCTGATCCGTATCAACATACCACCGCTGACTGAGGAACGTAGACTTGAGCTGGTGAAGAAAACCAAGGGGGAGGCTGAGCATGGCAAGGTAAGCCTGAGAAATATTCGCAGGGAAGCCAACGAAAAAATCAAAGGATTGGTGAAAAACGGCCTGTCCGAAGACCTGGCCAAAGATGCTGAGAGTTCAATACAGCAGGTGACCGACCAATTTTCCGGTAAGATCGACGCACACCTTCAGTCCAAGGAAAAGGAGATCATGACCGTTTGATCTAAACGGCTTCAACCCCATACCTTGGTGCCTTCTGAGCAATTGTTGCAAATGTCTATGGTAGACCTGGATTTCAGGAGTTGGCTCCGGAATGCGCGGTAAGCTTCGTTGTTCCACACTTCCCGAAAACTACGTTCATTCAGATTGCCCATCTCGTGCGATGCATCTTTGTCAAAACAACATGGCACCACTTTGCCGTCCCAGGTAACCACACAGGATGTCCAGAGTTTCCAACAGTGATTGTCCAGCGAATTCTTAATGGTATAAGTTCCGTCCGGCATTTTCTTATAACGTGCAAACTGTTCCTGATCCGGGATTAGCTCGTGGCCATGTTTGAAGTCATAAACCTGAGCGGTTTTAAGCAACAGGCCATCCAAACCTAAACGGGTGGTCAGGTCTCTGGCTTCCGGAATCTGATGTTCGTTGGGTTTGACAACCAGGAATTGAAACACGGTATACGGGGTGCGGGATTTCAGCTTTTTTTTCCAATAGACGATGCGTTCGGCACCCGCAAGTACCTTGTCAAGCTGCCCTTCTTTTCGATAGGCCTCGTAGGTTTCCTGGGTGGTTCCGTCAAGGGATATGATCAGGCGGTCAAGACCTGACTCCACCGTTCGCCGTGCATTTTCGTCATTCAGGAAGTGGCCGTTGGTGGATGTTGCTGTATACATGGACTTGCTCCTGGCATATTCAACTATGTCCAAAAAGTCGGGATTGAGGTATGGTTCTCCCTGAAAATACAAGGTCAGGTAAAAGGTATATGGAGAAACTTCATCCAGTACACGTTTCACCAAAGGCATTGACAATCTGCCTGTAGGTCTGGTGAAAGATCTCAGACCTGAAGGGCACTCCGGACAGCGGAGATTGCACGCTGTTGTTGGTTCGATCGCCAGGCCAAGTGGAAATGCCGGATGATATGTTGAGCCAAGCATACGGGACTTATAAAAGCTGGTATAGACCCTGCCGGCATTGGCCAGCCTTTTTGGCGTGAGTTTGCCTGCAATGTTCAGGCGGTCCAGTATTTTGGAGGTAACGGACATCTTCTCAGAGCACTGTTAACGCAACAGACCTTTGTTTTTCCAGATAAGATCCTTCAACTGACCTTTCATGATATCCGCAGATTGCAGTATCAAATCCGCATCCGAAGGAAAAGGTACGGGCTTTCTCTTGGTCTTCTCCTGCGAAGCCTTACTTAATGCCCGTAAATCACCAATGGCGATAGCTGCTGCATGGTCAAACACAGATTCAACGGAAATGGCTTCTGTTTTGATCAGCTGTCCGCTCAGCAGATTGGTGTAGTT
Protein-coding sequences here:
- the frr gene encoding ribosome recycling factor, which gives rise to MTPELQACIDHAKTQMMKAIDHLENEMAKIRAGRANPSMLDNVDVDYYGNSTPLSQVANIGAPDPRTLTVQPWEKSMIEPIEKAIRESNLGFNPQNDGTLIRINIPPLTEERRLELVKKTKGEAEHGKVSLRNIRREANEKIKGLVKNGLSEDLAKDAESSIQQVTDQFSGKIDAHLQSKEKEIMTV
- a CDS encoding UMP kinase, which codes for MGEIKYKRILLKLSGESLMGEKDFGIDNNRLTQYANEIAAAVKKGVEVAVVVGGGNIFRGIEASKGGIERVHADYMGMLATVINGMALQSALESLGLQTRLLSAIKMEQICEPFIRRRAVRHLEKGRIVIFGAGTGNPYFTTDTAATLRAIEIEADVILKGTRVDGVYTADPEKDATATKYDRVSFSEVYEKALNVMDMTAFTLCNENKLPIVVFDVNVEGNLMRILEGESVGTLVEF
- a CDS encoding SPASM domain-containing protein, whose protein sequence is MSVTSKILDRLNIAGKLTPKRLANAGRVYTSFYKSRMLGSTYHPAFPLGLAIEPTTACNLRCPECPSGLRSFTRPTGRLSMPLVKRVLDEVSPYTFYLTLYFQGEPYLNPDFLDIVEYARSKSMYTATSTNGHFLNDENARRTVESGLDRLIISLDGTTQETYEAYRKEGQLDKVLAGAERIVYWKKKLKSRTPYTVFQFLVVKPNEHQIPEARDLTTRLGLDGLLLKTAQVYDFKHGHELIPDQEQFARYKKMPDGTYTIKNSLDNHCWKLWTSCVVTWDGKVVPCCFDKDASHEMGNLNERSFREVWNNEAYRAFRSQLLKSRSTIDICNNCSEGTKVWG
- a CDS encoding elongation factor Ts, yielding MANITAADVNSLRQKTGAGMMDCKNALTEANGDFEKAVEILRKKGQKIADKRSDREANEGYVVAKIASDNKKGILIALNCETDFVAKNDDFINLANQIAEAALTNNVSSIEELKSVENNGRTIENNIVDEMGKIGEKLEITAFEVINSERVVAYNHPGNKLATLVGVNISNGEVIEQVAKEVAMQVAAMNPVALDKDDVDSGTVEKELDIAKELARKEGKPEDMLEKIAMGKLNKFYKESTLLNQDFVRDGKKTVRQYLSEVDKDLKIEAFRRVGLGI